Proteins from a single region of Ananas comosus cultivar F153 linkage group 3, ASM154086v1, whole genome shotgun sequence:
- the LOC109708122 gene encoding transcription factor bHLH121, translating into MDQWKSTESLFPADHSSAAEIAGEVSRRRSGDAGPDRSQSPCPNPSQRVEYEARSSISARKVQKADREKLRRDRLNEQFQELGKALDPDRPKNDKATILTDTIQMLKDLTARVNRLKAECASLTEESRELTQEKNELRDEKATLKSEVDNLNTQYQQRIRVLYPWAAMDPSIMSLSPAYPFPISVPIPSAPLAIHSSLPPFPFFRNPSSGPIPNPCSTFMPYSQLCHAQVDQLSSQQSQFPHPSSSRSRPAGQQDSRNKSSTHQQPSCGGERSDNHSDVATELELKTPGSVGPSHSKMANDKDLSSEMRKGKQRQPEKKESGFAAEGSSSSRSSSSSGGVQQSSSNSVEDGSVADK; encoded by the exons ATGGATCAGTGGAAGTCGACGGAGAGCCTCTTCCCCGCCGACCATTcgtcggcggcggagatcgCCGGCGAGGTCTCCCGTCGCCGCTCCGGCGACGCAGGCCCCGATCGGTCGCAGAGCCCGTGCCCGAATCCCAG CCAAAGGGTAGAATATGAAGCCAGAAGTTCTATTTCTGCACGCAAAGTTCAGAAAGCTGACCGTGAAAAATTGAGGAGGGACAGACTAAATGAACAATTCCAGGAATTGGGAAAAGCTCTAG ATCCAGATCGACCCAAGAATGATAAGGCTACCATTCTCACTGATACCATCCAGATGCTTAAAGACTTGACTGCTCGAGTGAACAGATTAAAAGCAGAATGTGCTTCTCTCACCGAAGAATCACGCGAG TTGACACAAGAGAAGAATGAGCTTAGAGACGAGAAAGCCACTCTAAAAAGTGAGGTCGACAATTTAAACACTCAATATCAGCAAAGGATTAGGGTTTTATATCCCTGGGCTGCAATGGACCCTTCAATTATGAGTTTATCTCCTGCTTATCCATTTCCAATCTCAGTTCCAATTCCCTCAGCTCCACTTGCTATACACTCATCACTTCCACCATTTCCCTTTTTCCGAAATCCTAGTTCGGGACCCATTCCCAATCCCTGTTCTACTTTTATGCCATATTCTCAGCTTTGCCATGCTCAAGTTGATCAGCTATCAAGTCAACAGTCTCAATTTCCACACCCAAGTAGCAGTAGATCTCGTCCCGCTGGCCAACAAGATTCAAGAAACAAGTCTTCTACTCACCAACAACCAAGTTGCGGTGGAGAGAGAAGTGATAATCATAGTGATGTGGCAACGGAGTTGGAACTAAAGACTCCTGGATCTGTGGGCCCTTCTCATTCAAAAATGGCAAACGATAAG GATTTGTCTTCTGAAATGAGGAAAGGGAAACAGAGGCAGCCGGAGAAGAAAGAGAGCGGTTTTGCTGCAGAGGGCAGCAGTTCAAGCCGGTCTTCTTCTTCCAGTGGTGGTGTGCAGCAGAGCTCTTCTAACAGTGTTGAGGATGGCTCAGTTGCAGATAAATAG